From the Candidatus Oleimmundimicrobium sp. genome, the window GCCTCGCTAATTGGCTTTAGCCATTTTTTGCTCTCAAATTTTCTTATTAAAATGTCATTGTGGTCGCGGATTTCCTTGATTAAACAAGGCTTCATAATGGTGCCCTTGTTTGCAATTGAGGCTCCTGCCAATGCCATTTGAAGGGGGGTGGCCAGCACATTCGCTTGTCCGACACTACTCCAAGCAAGAGCTACTTCATCCATTTTATTTGGAGAAGGAATAGTGCTCGTGTTTACGGATAAATCAAAGGGGATTTTATGATTAAAGCCAAAATTTTCGGCATATTCAACCAACTGTTTAGCGCCGAGCTCTAATCCTATTTGAGCAAAGACGGTATTAACTGAGAGCGCGAAGGCCTCGTTTAGAGGAATCTCGCCAAAATCTTTCTTATCATAGTTTGAAATAGTATTTCCGGAAATTTTAATTTCTCCCGGGCCTTTATAAATTGAGGCGGGAGAGGATATGCCGGAATCTACCGCAGCCGATGCGGTAATAATTTTAAAGGAAGAACCCGGTGGATATAGTCCCTGAGCTCCGCGATTAATAAGGGGAGCAGAGGAGTCTTTTATAAGGTTTGTCCAATTTTCATTAATGTTATTAGGGTCGAAGGTAGGGTTTGTCGCCATGGCCAGTATGGCACCGGTTTTTGGGTTCAGAACAACAATTGCTCCTCTCTTGTCGGCCAATAATTCGAAAGCTTCTTTTTGAAGCGGGAAATTTATTGTCAGAGTGACATCGTTTCCAGGCACTTTGTCGCCGGTTATTTTTTTGATGTAATCTTCAGCGGAGACCATTGTTCGCCTTCCGAGAAGGTAATCGTTGTATGTGAGTTCGATGCCGGCTCGGCCGTAAGTGATATCGTTAAATCCAACTAAAGCAGATGTGATTTTTTCTTGAGGATAAATTCTAACGTAAGTATTATTAACAACGGTGTTATCTGCAAGGAGTTCACCATCTGAGCTAAATATTTTTCCGCGTTCAATGGAAGCATCTTTGGCAAGAGAGCGCTTGTTCTCCGGGTGCGACACAAT encodes:
- a CDS encoding penicillin-binding transpeptidase domain-containing protein; this encodes MNKRLYTLGIFFSIVFVVLIINLTYLQVFAAHKIVSHPENKRSLAKDASIERGKIFSSDGELLADNTVVNNTYVRIYPQEKITSALVGFNDITYGRAGIELTYNDYLLGRRTMVSAEDYIKKITGDKVPGNDVTLTINFPLQKEAFELLADKRGAIVVLNPKTGAILAMATNPTFDPNNINENWTNLIKDSSAPLINRGAQGLYPPGSSFKIITASAAVDSGISSPASIYKGPGEIKISGNTISNYDKKDFGEIPLNEAFALSVNTVFAQIGLELGAKQLVEYAENFGFNHKIPFDLSVNTSTIPSPNKMDEVALAWSSVGQANVLATPLQMALAGASIANKGTIMKPCLIKEIRDHNDILIRKFESKKWLKPISEASAIEITDMMIKVVEDGTGKAAQIPNVKVAGKTGTAEVANDAPHAWFIGFAPAENPQVVVVVIIENSGYGGKVTAPIAKKIIQKALREIK